A genomic segment from Sporichthya brevicatena encodes:
- a CDS encoding response regulator has translation MLAMVIDDSRAMRAILRRIVTELGFECTEAGDGQEALDKMRAGEVPELCLVDWNMPVLDGLSFIQAVRATAEWRNITLMMVTTEGEQAQIVRALAAGAHEYVIKPFTPDAIEEKLQLLGLVGVRA, from the coding sequence ATGCTGGCCATGGTCATCGACGACTCCCGGGCGATGCGCGCCATCCTCCGCCGGATCGTCACCGAACTCGGCTTCGAGTGCACCGAGGCCGGCGACGGCCAGGAAGCCCTCGACAAGATGCGCGCCGGTGAGGTCCCCGAGCTCTGTCTCGTCGACTGGAACATGCCGGTCCTCGACGGTCTCTCGTTCATCCAGGCCGTCCGCGCGACGGCGGAGTGGCGCAACATCACGCTGATGATGGTGACCACCGAGGGCGAGCAGGCGCAGATCGTCCGCGCCCTCGCCGCCGGCGCCCACGAGTACGTCATCAAGCCGTTCACGCCGGACGCCATCGAGGAGAAGCTTCAGCTCCTGGGGCTGGTGGGGGTGCGCGCATGA
- a CDS encoding protein-glutamate O-methyltransferase CheR: MTSTTVTEASAADLKVVAQFVESRSAILCPEDKYYLFEARLRPVLRKHDLPGLTELAAALRKGPPPALAEAVIEAMTTNETSWFRDVHPFDAIRTGILPELIAARQSTRRLAVWSAACSTGQELYSLAMMLDLQFPEVAGWDVALHGTDINLEVLAQAKAARYSALEVNRGLPAQYLARYFEREGASYVLAERVRSRATFTQLNFVGPWPVLPRFDLVLCRNVLIYFDIEVRARIVRKIRDTLAPGGYLVLGSSETSVGDVDGFTRVVFGRTTVYRKEAR; this comes from the coding sequence ATGACCTCCACCACCGTCACCGAGGCGAGCGCCGCCGACCTGAAGGTCGTCGCGCAGTTCGTCGAGAGCCGCTCCGCGATCCTCTGCCCGGAGGACAAGTACTACCTGTTCGAGGCGCGGCTGCGCCCGGTTCTGCGCAAGCACGACCTGCCCGGTCTGACCGAGCTGGCCGCCGCGCTGCGCAAGGGCCCGCCGCCGGCGCTGGCCGAGGCCGTCATCGAGGCGATGACCACGAACGAGACCTCGTGGTTCCGCGACGTGCACCCGTTCGACGCGATCCGCACCGGGATCCTTCCGGAACTGATCGCCGCGCGGCAGAGCACGCGCAGGCTCGCGGTCTGGAGCGCGGCGTGCTCGACGGGGCAGGAGCTCTACAGCCTCGCGATGATGCTCGACCTCCAGTTCCCCGAGGTCGCGGGCTGGGACGTCGCGCTGCACGGCACCGACATCAACCTCGAGGTGCTCGCGCAGGCGAAGGCTGCGCGGTACTCGGCCCTCGAGGTCAACCGCGGGCTGCCGGCGCAGTACCTCGCGCGGTACTTCGAGCGGGAGGGCGCGTCCTACGTCCTCGCCGAGCGGGTCCGTTCCCGGGCGACCTTCACCCAGCTCAACTTCGTCGGGCCTTGGCCGGTGCTGCCGCGCTTCGACCTGGTGCTCTGCCGCAACGTGCTCATCTACTTCGACATCGAGGTCCGGGCGCGGATCGTCCGGAAGATCCGCGACACCCTCGCCCCCGGTGGCTACCTCGTGCTCGGCAGCTCCGAGACGTCCGTCGGAGACGTCGACGGCTTCACCCGCGTCGTGTTCGGGCGCACCACCGTCTACCGAAAGGAAGCCCGCTGA
- the cheB gene encoding chemotaxis-specific protein-glutamate methyltransferase CheB, producing MPPIRVLVVDDTVVVRRLVADVIAGAEGIEVVGTAAHGQLALDQIPVCKPDVVTLDVEMPVMDGLATLAEIRKRWPKLPVIMFSTLTSRGASATLDALALGANDYVTKPTALRDREAALAAVRSSLVPLLKLWGRVGAADARRSAAGPTAAPAPDRTVPAAPVAPAPRQPELDGRPPLGVVIGVSTGGPVALSTVVPALPADLGVPVVIVQHMPPVFTKLLAERLDAASPLDVVEAADLMPLTPGRVYIAAGGFHLTMTTVRGMQVLRLDDGPMENSCKPAVDVTLRHAKALWGPRTLTVILTGMGSDGLAGARDLRAAGGRVIAQDAETSVVWGMPGAVTKAGVADSVLPLSRIAPTIVDTVRGARTAVPTAAGVLR from the coding sequence ATGCCACCGATCCGCGTCCTCGTGGTCGACGACACCGTCGTCGTCCGCCGGCTGGTCGCCGACGTGATCGCCGGGGCCGAGGGCATCGAGGTGGTCGGGACGGCGGCGCACGGCCAGCTCGCCCTGGACCAGATCCCGGTGTGCAAGCCCGACGTCGTCACGCTCGACGTCGAGATGCCGGTGATGGACGGGCTGGCCACGCTCGCGGAGATCCGCAAGCGCTGGCCGAAGCTGCCGGTGATCATGTTCAGCACGCTCACCTCGCGGGGGGCGTCGGCGACGCTCGACGCGCTCGCACTCGGCGCGAACGACTACGTCACGAAGCCCACGGCGCTGCGGGACCGGGAGGCAGCGTTGGCCGCAGTGCGGTCGTCGCTGGTCCCGCTGCTCAAGCTGTGGGGCCGGGTCGGCGCTGCGGACGCTCGGCGGAGTGCCGCCGGGCCGACCGCGGCGCCGGCCCCGGACCGGACGGTCCCGGCGGCGCCGGTGGCCCCCGCCCCGCGGCAGCCGGAGCTCGACGGCCGTCCGCCGCTGGGCGTCGTCATCGGCGTCTCCACCGGTGGCCCGGTGGCGCTGTCCACCGTGGTCCCGGCGCTGCCGGCCGACCTCGGCGTGCCCGTGGTGATCGTCCAGCACATGCCGCCGGTGTTCACCAAGCTGCTCGCCGAGCGGCTCGACGCGGCCAGCCCGCTCGACGTCGTGGAGGCGGCGGACCTGATGCCGCTGACGCCCGGCCGGGTCTACATCGCGGCCGGTGGCTTCCACCTCACGATGACAACAGTGCGCGGCATGCAGGTCCTCCGGCTCGACGACGGGCCGATGGAGAACTCCTGCAAGCCCGCCGTGGACGTGACGCTCCGTCACGCCAAGGCGCTGTGGGGCCCGCGGACCCTGACGGTGATCCTCACCGGCATGGGCAGCGACGGCCTCGCCGGAGCGCGGGACCTCCGCGCCGCCGGCGGCCGGGTGATCGCCCAGGACGCCGAGACCTCGGTCGTCTGGGGCATGCCCGGCGCGGTGACCAAGGCCGGCGTCGCCGACTCGGTCCTGCCGCTGTCCCGCATCGCGCCCACCATCGTCGACACGGTGCGCGGCGCCAGAACCGCCGTCCCGACGGCCGCCGGAGTGCTGAGATGA
- a CDS encoding methyl-accepting chemotaxis protein has translation MSSTTANNRAQSVPAPARNGRSAPAKAKAPSGELDLASLRSVIDNVPSRVMLCDRDLVVRYVNKASMEGLKELEEFLPISAEEVLGANIDIFHKNPAFQRGVLASPENLPRKNYIQVGPQTLDLAVQPIFDDNGVYVGAMASWENVTEQLATEAARRDAEIDAAAVNKVLAGLAGARSNDEAIQLALDAVRESYEWAYSSFWALDPNDRTLKFAQESGNAGEEFARVTRTASFKEGVGLSGRAWKNRDLFFTPDIGEMTDCVRAPIAQRVGVKSGVCFPILVDGEVVGTMDFFMLETLEPSPQRLDALRNVGRLVSQAIERIRKEEADRAAGEVLRAQVDQMLDVVSAAAAGDLTRDITVSGDDAIGQMGEGLSAFLGTLRSSMSEIGQTAQALAAAGEELSAVSEQMISNATSTSSQAESASGISSEVASNIETVATAAEQMTASIAEIARNASSAADVAGQAVEGAASANRTVSNLGDSSQEIGKVIKVITSIAQQTNLLALNATIEAARAGEAGKGFAVVANEVKELAKETARATEDISGKIEAIQADTTSAVTAIGQISTVINQISDIQNTISSAVEEQTATTNEIARSVSSAAGGSGEISRSIGTVAEAAQSTRQGAEDSQRAAAELAAMAAELQRLLGQFQF, from the coding sequence ATGTCCAGCACCACCGCGAACAACCGGGCCCAGTCCGTGCCGGCTCCCGCCCGCAACGGTCGCTCCGCGCCGGCCAAGGCCAAGGCCCCGAGCGGCGAGCTCGACCTCGCCTCCCTCCGTTCGGTGATCGACAACGTCCCGTCGCGCGTCATGCTCTGCGACCGCGACCTGGTCGTCCGCTACGTCAACAAGGCCTCGATGGAGGGGCTGAAGGAGCTCGAGGAGTTCCTGCCGATCTCGGCCGAGGAGGTGCTCGGCGCGAACATCGACATCTTCCACAAGAACCCGGCGTTCCAGCGCGGCGTCCTCGCGTCGCCGGAGAATCTGCCGCGAAAGAACTACATCCAGGTCGGCCCGCAGACCCTCGACCTCGCGGTCCAGCCGATCTTCGACGACAACGGCGTCTACGTCGGCGCGATGGCGTCGTGGGAGAACGTCACCGAGCAGCTCGCCACCGAGGCCGCCCGCCGCGACGCCGAGATCGACGCCGCCGCGGTCAACAAGGTGCTCGCCGGGCTCGCCGGTGCGCGCAGCAACGACGAGGCGATCCAGCTCGCGCTCGACGCCGTCCGCGAGTCGTACGAGTGGGCGTACAGCTCGTTCTGGGCGCTCGACCCGAACGACCGGACGCTGAAGTTCGCGCAGGAGTCCGGCAACGCCGGCGAGGAGTTCGCCCGCGTCACCCGGACCGCCTCGTTCAAGGAGGGCGTCGGCCTCTCCGGGCGCGCGTGGAAGAACCGCGACCTGTTCTTCACCCCGGACATCGGCGAGATGACCGACTGCGTCCGCGCCCCGATCGCGCAGCGCGTCGGCGTCAAGTCCGGCGTCTGCTTCCCGATTCTCGTCGACGGCGAGGTCGTCGGCACGATGGACTTCTTCATGCTCGAGACGCTCGAGCCGAGCCCGCAGCGGCTCGACGCGCTCCGCAACGTGGGCCGTCTGGTCTCGCAGGCGATCGAGCGCATCCGCAAGGAGGAGGCCGACCGCGCCGCGGGCGAGGTGCTCCGCGCGCAGGTCGACCAGATGCTCGACGTCGTCTCCGCGGCCGCCGCCGGCGACCTGACCCGCGACATCACCGTCTCCGGTGACGACGCGATCGGGCAGATGGGCGAGGGCCTGTCCGCGTTCCTCGGCACGCTGCGCTCGTCGATGTCCGAGATCGGGCAGACCGCGCAGGCGCTGGCCGCGGCCGGCGAGGAGCTCTCCGCCGTGTCCGAGCAGATGATCTCCAACGCGACCTCCACGTCCTCGCAGGCCGAGTCGGCGTCGGGCATCTCGTCCGAGGTCGCCTCGAACATCGAGACGGTCGCGACCGCCGCCGAGCAGATGACCGCGTCCATCGCGGAGATCGCCCGCAACGCCTCCTCCGCCGCGGACGTGGCCGGCCAGGCCGTCGAGGGCGCCGCGTCCGCCAACCGCACCGTGTCGAACCTCGGCGACTCCTCCCAGGAGATCGGCAAGGTCATCAAGGTCATCACCTCGATCGCGCAGCAGACCAACCTGCTCGCGCTCAACGCCACCATCGAGGCCGCGCGCGCCGGCGAGGCGGGCAAGGGCTTCGCGGTCGTCGCGAACGAGGTCAAGGAACTGGCCAAGGAGACGGCTCGGGCGACCGAGGACATCTCGGGGAAGATCGAGGCCATCCAGGCCGACACGACCTCCGCCGTCACGGCGATCGGTCAGATCTCCACGGTCATCAACCAGATCTCGGACATCCAGAACACGATCTCCTCGGCCGTCGAGGAGCAGACCGCGACGACGAACGAGATCGCGCGCAGCGTCTCGTCCGCCGCCGGCGGCTCCGGCGAGATCTCCCGCAGCATCGGCACCGTGGCCGAGGCGGCCCAGAGCACCCGCCAGGGCGCCGAGGACAGCCAGCGCGCCGCCGCCGAACTCGCGGCCATGGCCGCCGAGCTGCAGCGCCTCCTGGGCCAGTTCCAGTTCTGA
- a CDS encoding chemotaxis protein CheW — protein MNQPRQLCTFTVDDLYLGVDVMEVQEVIRYQEMTAVPLAPEVVRGLINLRGQIVTALDLRRMLNLPPLEGDELPTNVVIRDGADEAVSLLVDQIGDVVDTDPADFEPPPPTLSGPARELVLGAYKLPHTLLLVLDTERVQNSQRPAAARV, from the coding sequence ATGAATCAGCCCCGTCAGCTCTGCACGTTCACCGTCGACGACCTCTACCTGGGCGTGGACGTCATGGAGGTGCAGGAGGTCATCCGCTACCAGGAGATGACCGCGGTCCCGCTCGCTCCCGAGGTCGTGCGCGGTCTGATCAACCTGCGCGGCCAGATCGTCACCGCCCTCGACCTGCGCCGGATGCTCAACCTCCCGCCGCTGGAGGGCGACGAACTGCCGACCAACGTCGTCATCCGCGACGGCGCCGACGAGGCGGTCAGCCTCCTCGTCGACCAGATCGGCGACGTCGTCGACACCGACCCGGCCGACTTCGAACCGCCCCCGCCGACCCTGTCGGGACCGGCCCGCGAACTCGTGCTCGGCGCCTACAAACTCCCGCACACGCTGCTCCTCGTGCTGGACACCGAACGCGTACAGAACTCCCAGCGACCCGCCGCGGCGCGGGTCTGA
- a CDS encoding chemotaxis protein CheA, translating into MSDRPVFADGLDDIAQEFLIESYENLDELDRALVALEREPDSQPLLASVFRTIHTIKGTSGFLAFNRLEAVTHVGENVLSKLRDGELALTPQITTVLLQMVDTVRALLASIETTGVEGDIDVDAVSAALAGCLEPAAPLVPAPRDEVEPAAAPEPVAEITPEPAPEPVAVVEPPAPVAPLLAENSTDHDEENARRSVADSSIRVDVGLLDQLMRMVGELVLTRNQVVQYVGETQHTELQRASQRLNLIATELQEGVMKTRMQPIDQVWSRLPRVVRDLGAQCGKSVRLVMEGRETELDRTLLEAVKDPLTHLVRNAIDHGLEAPEVRTAAGKPAEGTLSLRAYHEGGQVVVEVGDDGRGIDPAKVAAKAIENGLVSRDQVSRMSEREIADLVFRPGFSTAPAVSNISGRGVGMDVVRTNIEKIGGTVDLASEIGMGTTVRVRIPLTLAIIPALVVGQAGDTYAIPQANLLELVRLEGEAAESGIEHVAGAPVYRLRGTLLPLVYLDEQLGLPAPAEREALNIVVLAADNTHFGLVVEEIRDTQEIVVRPLSRQIKHVETFAGATITGDGKVALILDVAGIAQRATHQTVAATAARMTESERSRTTETTRLLICQVGADRRLALPMTDVARLEEFSVDQVEKAGNADVVQYRGDLLRLVHVGPLLGMGSANADAETYSVVVHRHENDAAVGLVVDSILDVIEEEVVLSAVGARRGLAGSAVLQSRVTDIVDVPALVAATQEN; encoded by the coding sequence GTGAGCGATCGGCCGGTGTTCGCCGACGGTTTGGACGACATCGCGCAGGAGTTCCTGATCGAGAGCTACGAGAACCTCGACGAACTCGACCGCGCGTTGGTCGCGCTGGAGCGCGAGCCCGACTCGCAGCCCCTGCTCGCCTCCGTCTTCCGCACGATCCACACGATCAAGGGGACGAGCGGCTTCCTCGCGTTCAACCGTCTCGAGGCGGTGACGCACGTGGGCGAGAACGTCCTGTCCAAGCTCCGCGACGGCGAGCTCGCACTCACCCCGCAGATCACGACCGTCCTGCTGCAGATGGTCGACACCGTCCGCGCGCTGCTCGCCAGCATCGAGACCACCGGCGTCGAGGGTGACATCGACGTCGACGCCGTCTCCGCCGCCCTGGCCGGCTGCCTCGAACCCGCCGCCCCGCTGGTCCCCGCCCCCCGCGACGAGGTCGAGCCCGCCGCCGCGCCCGAGCCCGTCGCCGAGATCACCCCCGAGCCCGCGCCCGAGCCGGTCGCGGTCGTCGAGCCCCCGGCCCCGGTCGCTCCCCTGCTCGCGGAGAACTCCACCGACCACGACGAGGAGAACGCGCGCCGCAGCGTCGCGGACTCCAGCATCCGGGTCGACGTCGGCCTGCTCGACCAGCTGATGCGCATGGTCGGCGAGCTGGTGCTGACGCGTAATCAGGTCGTCCAGTACGTCGGCGAGACGCAGCACACCGAGCTCCAGCGGGCGAGCCAGCGCCTGAACCTGATCGCGACCGAGCTGCAGGAGGGCGTCATGAAGACGCGCATGCAGCCGATCGACCAGGTCTGGTCCCGGCTCCCCCGCGTCGTCCGCGACCTCGGGGCGCAGTGCGGCAAGTCCGTGCGCCTCGTCATGGAGGGCCGCGAGACCGAGCTCGACCGGACCCTGCTCGAAGCGGTGAAGGACCCGCTGACCCACCTGGTCCGCAACGCGATCGACCACGGCCTGGAGGCCCCCGAGGTACGCACCGCGGCCGGCAAGCCCGCCGAGGGCACGTTGAGCCTGCGGGCGTACCACGAGGGCGGCCAGGTCGTGGTCGAGGTCGGCGACGACGGTCGCGGCATCGACCCCGCGAAGGTGGCGGCCAAGGCGATCGAGAACGGCCTGGTCTCCCGCGACCAGGTCTCGCGGATGAGCGAGCGCGAGATCGCCGACCTCGTCTTCCGGCCGGGCTTCTCCACCGCCCCGGCGGTGTCGAACATCTCCGGCCGCGGGGTCGGGATGGACGTCGTCCGCACGAACATCGAGAAGATCGGCGGCACCGTCGACCTCGCGTCCGAGATCGGCATGGGCACCACGGTGCGCGTCCGCATCCCGCTGACGCTCGCGATCATCCCCGCCCTGGTCGTCGGCCAGGCCGGCGACACCTACGCGATCCCGCAGGCGAACCTGCTGGAGCTGGTGCGCCTGGAGGGCGAGGCCGCGGAGTCCGGCATCGAGCACGTCGCCGGCGCCCCGGTCTACCGGCTGCGCGGGACGCTGCTCCCGCTCGTCTACCTCGACGAGCAGCTCGGCCTGCCGGCCCCGGCCGAGCGCGAGGCGCTGAACATCGTCGTCCTCGCCGCGGACAACACGCACTTCGGCCTGGTGGTCGAGGAGATCCGGGACACCCAGGAGATCGTGGTCCGCCCGCTCTCCCGTCAGATCAAGCACGTCGAGACGTTCGCCGGCGCGACGATCACCGGTGACGGCAAGGTCGCGCTGATCCTCGACGTCGCCGGCATCGCGCAGCGCGCGACGCACCAGACGGTGGCCGCGACCGCCGCACGCATGACCGAGTCCGAGCGCAGCCGCACCACCGAGACCACCCGCCTGCTGATCTGCCAGGTCGGCGCCGACCGCCGCCTGGCCCTGCCGATGACCGACGTGGCGCGGCTGGAGGAGTTCAGCGTCGACCAGGTCGAGAAGGCCGGCAACGCCGACGTCGTGCAGTACCGCGGCGACCTGCTCCGCCTCGTCCACGTCGGGCCACTGCTCGGCATGGGCTCGGCGAACGCCGACGCGGAGACCTACTCGGTCGTCGTCCACCGGCACGAGAACGACGCGGCCGTCGGCCTCGTCGTCGACAGCATCCTCGACGTGATCGAGGAGGAGGTCGTCCTCTCCGCCGTCGGCGCCCGCCGCGGCCTGGCCGGCTCCGCGGTCCTGCAGTCGCGGGTCACCGACATCGTCGACGTCCCGGCGCTCGTCGCCGCGACCCAGGAGAACTGA
- a CDS encoding response regulator, whose product MRTQIETGADAAEAVAHLDPPGSLTTWCGLQVLIADDSAFQRKLVTAALERTGRFDLVVGACDGNEAIGLAELLQPDVVLLDLAMPGLGGLEALPLLLAVAPRTRVIVMSGSAVAELGADALAAGARGYVEKGAETELPAVIDAVLSAA is encoded by the coding sequence ATGCGCACGCAGATCGAGACCGGTGCCGACGCGGCGGAGGCCGTGGCTCACCTCGACCCGCCGGGGTCCCTGACCACGTGGTGCGGGCTGCAGGTGCTCATCGCGGACGACAGCGCGTTCCAGCGCAAGCTCGTCACCGCGGCGCTCGAGCGGACCGGACGGTTCGACCTCGTCGTCGGTGCGTGCGACGGCAACGAGGCCATCGGCCTCGCCGAGCTCCTGCAGCCCGACGTGGTCCTGCTCGACCTCGCGATGCCGGGCCTCGGTGGGCTCGAGGCCCTGCCGCTGCTCCTCGCCGTCGCGCCGCGGACCCGGGTCATCGTGATGTCCGGGTCCGCCGTGGCCGAGCTCGGCGCCGACGCCCTCGCCGCCGGCGCCCGCGGTTACGTCGAGAAGGGGGCCGAGACCGAACTCCCCGCCGTCATCGACGCGGTGCTCTCCGCCGCCTGA